The Eptesicus fuscus isolate TK198812 chromosome 20, DD_ASM_mEF_20220401, whole genome shotgun sequence genome contains the following window.
CTCTGGGGTAATGGGGTGAGGAAGTGGTCAGCATTACCTGACAGCACTGGGCCACACTCGCCCTCCACCCCTCCAGACAGAACAGACTTTCTGGGACGGTCCTGGAGCCGAACAGCCAGGCTAATTGTCCCTGATGAGCTACTCCTAATGTGGGGTTCTGATCATATGGTCTGCACACCAGTCTGAGACCAAGCCCCCCTCACCTTGAGAAGGAGGCTGAGCAGAGTGCAGGCCCACACCTCTAACTCATGAAGGGCCTCACTCTCGAAGCGGCCCACCTGTGGCAGGAACCAGCAGGGAACCTTCCCAGAGAGCTTTGCTCCAGCCAGACCTTCCTGGCGCTTGGGTGTCTGAACCTGCTCAGGAAGAGGagctgaggggacagggcagggaaatcagagggggagggaccaggtcaggcagaggagggaaagggaccaggccaggcagaggggggagggaccaggccaggcagaggggggagggaccaggccaggcagaggggggagggaccaggccaggcagaggggggagggaccaggccaggcagaggggggaGAACAGAGGAAGGACGGTGAGGCAGCCTTGGTGCCATCTCTCTGGGCAGTGCAGAGCCCAGAGCTTGTGCATACCAAGGGAGGGAGTCCCTCCCACAGGCAGGGACTTGGGCGTATTTGGGCCTTTCGGGACACGGGCACTGAGTCTCCTTCCTCCCAAGCTCCACAAGCAAGGGCTGGTTGACGTGAAAGGAGGCCTTTCCAGGTGAACAGGAGGTTTGGGAAACACCCTGCCCAGGAACTGGGAGGCTCAGAAGCTTACACTCTCTGGGGCCTCCGAGGCAGGACTGGGGTCCCTGTGAGGGTTTGTGCAGGTGAGCCTGCAGGCAGGGGACAGGTGGACGCCTCCGGCTCACCCAGTCATGGCGATTCTGAAAGCTGGCATTGCCCTTGCAGCAAGCATGGGGGTGCCAGGGCTGGGCTCCCAGCTGCTGCGGGCCAGGCAGCGGAACTCTTGAAAACAAGACAGAATCTTGGAAAGAAGGTGATATttgttacttcattttttaaaacagctttccAGAGGTATAATCGACATACACGGTGTTTATGGTACATGTGTAAAGTGCACCGTTTCATGCGTTTGACACGTGTGTatacccatgaaaccatcaccacagtgAACCTATGAACCTACCCAAGACTTCCCTGGGCCCCTTTGCCatctctcccacctgctccttTCCACCCACCCTCGCTGGCCCCGGGCGATAGAAGAGCTTGGAGCGCATCCTTACACTTTATGATTTTGCGATGTTCTGATTTGGGACCAACGTGGGGCCACAGGGACAGTGACATCATCTTCATATGCTCAGTGCTCGAGGCCTGGACATTCCTTAACCCGGCGGCCCTGGGTGGGAAGTAGGGCTCCATGTTTTATACCCGCAATCAGCCTGACTTCCTTCCCCTCCATCTGGCAGCAAAAGAAGGGTGGCCTCTGCCCACCTGGCCCTCCATGAGGCGCACTGCCTGCTGTTCCTGGCCCAGTGCCCCGAGTGCAAGGAGCCCGTCCTCCAGGCGGAGATGGATGAGCACTGCGAGAACGGGCACCAGCAGGTGAGGCGGCCCCGGGAGGGACGCAGGTGGGTGCTGCGCGGCGAGGCTGACTCGGACCCTTGCTGCGGCCGCGGGCCTGGCTGCCGTGGGCAAGTCGCCGAGCCCTGCATGCCTCAGGCCCTGTGCAGTGGACACGGTCACTCCACACGTCTCCTAGGAAACGGAGTCTACCCTGCTGTTCCCGTGCCCAGCCCTTTCCCTACAGGCTTATTGTTTagcccaggggagggggtctCCGTTGCAGGAAGGACTGAGTGTACTTTTGAGATTTGTGAAGAGGAGAAGCCGGAGAGGAAAGCTCGAGAAGGCAGTCACGGCCAAGGCTGGCTTTTCTTTCCTGCTCTTTCATGTCACTCCTTCCTCGGgcccctcctctgtctctctcagatcCTCAGGCTCAGGCATCCCTTTCAACTCAAAGcatccccctcgcccccccccccccccccgccaaataCTTCTTGAACATGGGACTGTGCCCCCTGGGGACTGAGGCAAGCACACCTGACCCGGCGCCTGAGGGCTCtcagagcccagcctgcagcGTGTGAAGCGGAGGTGGAGGAGGCCAGCAGGTGCTGGGACCAGCGTCTCTCTCTGTGCAGGTCGGGTGTGCCATGTGCCAGCAGACCATGCAGAAGCAAGTGCTGGCGTTTCACGAGGTGAGAATCAAGTGCAGTTCATCCTTCCCAGGAGCAGCCacccagggaggagagggaggggaggaggggccggtgGTAGACTTCCCCCtgacctctctcctcccccaaggAGGCTTGGGAAGCAGTGGAGAATCTGTGCAGCAGAGGGACACGCAGCCTCCGGTCCCCCGGATGCTGGTCAGAGGGCTTGCTGTGGTCGGTGACCCAGGAGAGCTCAAAATCCCCAGAGGGGGTCCCACTCTGGCCCATCCCGTCAGCTTTCTTATTTGCTCAGGCCCCTTGGGAAATCAGCCCATGTCCCCACCTGGGCTCAGCCACTCCAGGCGAGTGACCTTGCcatcctgcctgcctccccgcAGACCAGGGAATGCCGGGAGCGCCCCGTCGTGTGTAAGTTCTGCAGGGCAGCCGTGCGCCTCAGCAAGCTGGAGATCCATGAGCACCACTGCGGCAACCGCACAGAGCTGTGCCTGGACTGCGGCCAGCCCATCGTGCTCCGCACGCTGGCCCAGCACAGGGATGCCTGCCAGAGCGAGCAGGCCCAGCGCCAGACAGGTGAGCAGGGCGGGAGCCTCCTGGACGGGGTGCGAGGCATGTGGGCATTCAACAGGACAAGGTGCCGTGTGTGGGTGACGGCTGTGCAGGTCTCCAATCCATTTGGTTATTCTGGTTCTAGACCACGTACCATAGTGGTGGCCTCCTCGTGGGTCTGCTGAGCTCTTCAAATGACCGGCCCAGGGAGACCTAGAGGCAGGCGGTGGGGGCTTGGGGGCCACCCAGAAGGACGCAGAGGCAATGGGGCCCGGCAAAAGGGGGGCCTGCCTTGGAAGTCCCCTGGCACGATCCTAGCCTGGCAGAGATCGCCTGCCTCCTCCTACAGATGGCAAACCCATGCCCAGAATGAATCAGGAGCTTGCTAGAGGCAGAGGTGAAACTGGACACCCAAGTTTCCCGGCATCAAGACTGGAGTTTTTCCCACCAGCAGCAGTGGGCAGAAGGACGTTAGCTGGAGCCCCTGACCTTTGGGCTGTCTGGTGACTCCCCGGTACCATTTCGTGTTCTCTGCACCCAGTCGCCCCTTTGTGAGGTGTGTTAGCAGAGGACACAGCTATCGGTGTGACAGATCTGATGTTGACTTCACCGGTTGTCTTGGTAACATGTGGCGTGAGCCTAAAATCCCTGTACAGTACATCTCTCCTGGTAAACGAGCTACTCACGGTGAAAATGGCCAAGGAAAACCTGGGATGCTAGTACAGATTCACGGACATTTCCTTCATTCCAGCTGGACTTTCGCACCACCGCACAACTTCATCAACACCGCGCAACTCCAGCCAGACCACGCAACACGATCAAGAGAGATCTGTACAATACCAGTCTGAGCCCCGAGCTCAGAAACTGGTGAAATGAAAGAGCAGTCAGGCTGGACAGGGTTGGCATCTGTGCTAATGGCTCCCTCGTCTCTTTAGAAACCAGGAGAATGTCTCTTCATCAGGGTCACGGGCCGCGCTGAGCGCACCTCTGCGGCCATAAAGGAGGTGATGAGGGTGACTCGGCCAAGGGTCGCCTGTGTGGCTGAGGACGCAGGCAGTgctgggcgggcaggcaggcCCGGACGGTTCATACTTGTGGCAACAGGCCATGTACGCACTTGCGGGACAGCTGGGCTAGCCGTTGTCAAGAGCCATCATTTGTGGTGCTGTTTCTGTGTTTATTAGGGAAGAAGATTTCAGCTCCTGAAAACAATATCTGCTGTCATTATTGCAACCAGATGATCCCAGGAAATAAGTATTTACACCATATGGTGAGTAGCAATTAGTCGTTTTCTAATGGTGCCCGTGGCTTGTCTGTATTCCGGAAGGGCAGTATTCTGGGTCCAATTTTACATAGGATATGAGAGGGCCTCATTCATTTTTGCTTTGCTCAAAAAGGGATGTTGTGAATTGCTGTGGGCTAATTTATCATACATAACCGATCTCCATTTGTGCCAGCTCTCAAGGAGCCTCCTTGACCAGTCCAGCTACCTGATCACCTCTGAGCATCTTCAACCTCAGGGCCTGGACGTGGCCTCACTAGGACCTGCTTTATAACTGTCTGTCCCTTGTGAGAGTCTTTTCtattagactgtgagctccttcaCAAAAGTAAACAACTTTCTCCATCTTCCCATAATGAAGCTGATCTGAGGGCTGGGTACCAAAGGGGGACTCTGTAGAGGTGTGGTGatgtgattgattgattgattggatGGTTGATTGGCTTTGCCTGGGAACACTCACAGACTCTTCCCTCCATAGCTCTAAGCACAGTGGGTACATTGGTTGTGCCAAGTTATTCCCCTTTTCTGCAGGATAGAGCGTTCTCTCTCTGGGGAAACTTACCACTGTTTCTCTCCAAGAAACTCATCTCCTTTTCCTTGAGCAGAGAAATGTTTATCCTCTCTTAACCCTTCAATTCAGAGAACTATGActatcagaatttaaaaaaaaaaccctaggaTGATCtaaatctttttattgttgtaaaatacacataacataaaacgtATCATTAGTGACACTTAGTACATCCCCAATGTTGTGAAACcatcacctctatctagttctaGAGCATTTTCACcgccccccaaaagaaaccctttACCCATGAAGCAGTCACTCCCTATTCCTTCCTGTTTATAGTCCCTagaaaccactaatctgctttctgtctctacggattggcctattctggacatttcatataaagggaatcatataatatgtagtCTTAGGTGATCGGCCTCTTTCTGTCAGCATAATGTTTCCAAGGTGCATCCGTGTTATAGCGTGTGTCAGTACTTCGTCCTTTTGTGGTCTTCATGATCACACTACAGTTTGTTTATCCGTTCATCTGTTGATAGACCTTTGGGTCACTGCCCCCTTTCAGCTCCTTGCTGTGTGAAGTGTGGTCCATGGCCCAGCTGCAGCAGCATCCCCCTGGGAGCTTGTGAGAAGTGCCAAGTCTCTGGGCCTCCCCTAGAAATGATAGCTCAGAGTCTGCTATTTCACAAGATCACCAGCATTTCAAGTTTGAGCAGCATTGCCCCTGCCAAGTGATCCTCAGCCTTAGCTGCACATGGAAACCTCCCGTACCTTTGTTTTCCTGAACGCGGATGCTTATTCAGTTACATAAGTGGTCCACGTCATGTGTTTGACGCAGAAGATACTTGGGGAGCACAGAGTGACGCTGATTACTTCCCTCCAAAATGTCCAGGCTGGCAACCTAAGAGCCTCTGCGCTTACTCTCAAACGTGGACCTGGGTTTGTGGTCAGAAACTCTGGATTGTAGTGCTGCTCTGCCACTGACTGGTTGCGTAGTTTCCCTGagcctctctcttcttttgagggaaatggggataatgattcGTCTACTTCTCCATGAGAAGAAAACATCCATGACCACTCACCACCACACGTACATTCGTGCCAGCCTCCATGCGCGCACACTCTGCCTTCCCACCCGTTAACCATAGAGGAGCTTTCTATGTTCTTATCTAACGCTGGCTGTGTACTGCACTCCATTCTTTTCCACACAAGGTCATTGTCCCACTGCTCCAGCAActgtcccctctctctcctgcaaCAGGGAGTGGTGAAATGAGCTGCACAAGTAGGTAGCAACAGAGTCTCAGACTGTTCAGTATGTTCCAATATTTGTTATAAGTTTTTAAAGGGGTACtattaataaatacttatatTGATGGTGCAATCTTTGGCCTTACATCAAAAgcatcttctcttcccctccccccccccccactccttttCTAATTTGCAAATTAAGAACTGAGATCATTCATACCAGGTGGTTTTATGGTTCCTGgtctttcactttattttaacactagaggcctggtgcatgaaattcatgcataggtagggtccctaggcctggccagcagtcagggccgatcggggccttccggctgccagccagagCCTACCTTCCTGTTGCCAgccaggacctcccttccccaactgccagctgccggctgcccaCCGggaccttccttcgttctgcgccgccccctggtggtcagcacatgtcatagtgagcgatcagtctcccagtcaaactcccatggggaaaatttgtatattaggcttttatatatatatatagatgacccaaaaacagaaaagcaaaaaatactTATCTTGATCTTATTTCCTGTTAGCTACcatcttctttctttgtttccctttatAGCAAATGTTTGAACAAGTTGTCTCTAGTCACTGACTCcctttctttgcccatttttacaCCCACTCCACTCTGGCTTTTGTACCTCCCCCCAAAAAGAACCTGCTCTTATCAAAATCAACGACTTTCACATCATGAAATCCAATGGTCCATCCTCAGTCCTTTATGAGGAGACCACTGTTCATCACTCCCTCTTCTTCAATTCGCTTCAATTCACCTCTTTCTGGACTTTCAGCATACCATACTCCCCTGGTTTTCAATTACCTCACTGCTCTCTCCTCTTGCTCCCCAACCTAGGGGGCCCTAGAGTTCAGTTTTCGTATTCTTCTCTATCTGTACACACTACGTCAATAATTTCATCCAATCTCacgatttttaaaattccttatgTAGGCTGACACTCCCCAAATCTGTATCTCTTTCCAGACTTTTCTCCCAACTCCAGACTTATATATTACTGCCTACTCTGCATGTTCACttaaatgctttttaaacaaCCCATTTAAAATTGTaacccatccccatcccacatcTAACATGCCCTTTACCTTTCTCTACTGTTTTCTTTTCCAGAGCATTTATCAATTTCTAACATATTATCTAATTCACTTCTCTATGATAGCCCTCGTCATTGTCTCCTTCACCCATTAAAATACTAGCTTCACTGCTCCCCTTCATGCTACTGCTTCCAAGTCACAGATACTCTACTTTCTAACTCTTTTAGCCATTTCTTCTGGTGTTTGGCTCCATATTTCTAAAGCACCTTCTCATACTGCTATTCCTTTTTTCAATTTTAGATAAAACCTATTAACACAATGACTTAGGGATGtggatttcattttattaaaccaCCTATCCTATACACACCTCCAGGTTTCCTCTCTCTATCCTCCCAATTTATTGATATCACCTATTCTGGTTAAATCAGTAATCAATATCATGTTATTAAATGGCTATGTCACACAAACTGAAATTGCATTTGCTTTCTTCTACAATGTTTTGGTTTCCCTGGAGTTAATAATTGCTTCAGTTTTTCATTTGCTTCACTTTCTAGATACTTATCACTAAATCATCCCTAAAACTTTCTACCAGATTTGAAAACTTCCCCCTCAATGCAATCAAACACATCAGGTACTTTATTCGTTGAATTGTGGGGACATGTGGCTCCCCAGATCTGATGAGTAGCTGTCATTCTGGGAATTCCTTCCACTGTCTCCATTGTTAGAGTTTATTCCCCAAATTTTAGGtttggattttttctttcttggtttacTCCTTCTTTGGTGGAGTGTATCCTTTAATagtttcttgagaaaaaaaagcaTGACAGCTAATTTTTTAAACCTTATATGTCTGAAAATAATAGCTTAGATGGTTATAGAATCTATGTACCATCTTAATTTTTAATGGTATTACAAAAGTTTTCAAACAAATATGAAAGTAGGGAGGTAATATAATAAACCCCTGTGCACTCATCACCCAGGTATACCAACAATCAAAAGTTTTCAACATTGTTTCATCTgtcccttttcttttaaaaaaaaaaaaagtgttttaaaataaacccAAGATAGCCTATCATTTCATCCGTCATCCTTTAATATACATCTTAAAAATAGTCATTTTCTTACTTAACAACAATGCCTTCATCATTCTCAACAATGTTAAAATAATTCTTGTCTACCATCTTTTTTTACCATGGGCAATGCTTGTTCCTTACTGCTGCTGCTGaagctttttcttctcttgccTTCTATTGGGTTGAGCAaatgttctttcttctcttctactGATTTGGCAATTTTGCATTCTATTTCTATCATTTGTTAGATACCCataaattttaatatgaataCCTGGCTTAAAGTCTAAAATTAGTCATATTCTCTAGCCTTCTAAAAAACAATATATGGATTTGAGAACATGTTAACTCTAATGTTCTACTCTCACCTGATGCTGCCAGAATAATTTAGTTCCACCTTAGTTTCATACTACCCCTCtctagtcattattattattgttctatGTAATTCATGCCTGTTTGGATATACTCACACATTTTACCTTTTCCTTTGCTCACATTCTTTGAATCCCAAGCTTTTCTTCTGGGGAAGAGTTCTCTCTTCCTGAACTACACTTCTCAATAGTTCTTTCAGCAAAAACTGTGAGTAGGAAATCTTTACTTACCTGAAAATGTACTTCTTTTTTCTGCATTCTTGGATGGTAGTTTAGCTGGATATTAAATAGTAGATTAACTGTTATTTCCTCTTAGCATTTTGAAGATTATTCCAACCATCTTTCAACCTCTTTGATTGTTGTTGATAATCTTTCCATGTCATTGTCTGCCTTCCATGGAATTGTCATTCCtttgtagatatttttttctttggtcgATTTCAAGATCTTTTCACCTTTTGAACTTCTGAGGTTTCGCTGCAATGTATCTAAGAGAGGATCTATTCTTACTCAATACTGCTCAGAACAATGTGCTCAAATGTGgggtttttcctcttttcctcaggATTTCCACTACCTGAATCTAAATATATATCTCTCTAATCAGTTGAGAAAAAGTCTAAGCTCTAATTTCTTTGAGTCCCTAATATTCCTTAACTCTCTCATGTTCTCCCCACTCTTCCTGTGGAACATAACAGATGTATATTAAGCCTTCTCATTCTAGCTGCTTGTCTCCTAACTTTTCACATTTTCTATTTATCCC
Protein-coding sequences here:
- the XAF1 gene encoding XIAP-associated factor 1 → MEGAFQVCRNCKRRVASAHLALHEAHCLLFLAQCPECKEPVLQAEMDEHCENGHQQVGCAMCQQTMQKQVLAFHETRECRERPVVCKFCRAAVRLSKLEIHEHHCGNRTELCLDCGQPIVLRTLAQHRDACQSEQAQRQTGKKISAPENNICCHYCNQMIPGNKYLHHMDKCHTTSKSAKYFPIEETRNSPPSLPSQAAEDQTSTAVKDVRPKMKNINRFPLLSENSTKEAPSGTNKSLDLPLKPEHKPWVVDDPAYDVLHRCPQCDILLPLPTLNRHQEKCWWLASWRGKQGRNSS